A window of Candidatus Methylomirabilota bacterium genomic DNA:
TCAGTTCATGGGCGGCCGCTAGAGCGGCGTGGCGACGTACCAGGTGATCGCCTGGCGGGACATCCCCGCGGTCGTCGAGGCGCGCGACGGCGCCGGAGCCGTCACCCGCCAGCTCTCGGAGCGCTTCCAGTCGCTGATCGACTCCGTCGCCATGCAGTTCGGCCTCGAGGGCTCCGAGGCCTACATCGAGCAGTGGACCCGGAGCGCGGTCGCCGAGCGTGCGGGGACGGCGGCCGAGGTCGCCGACGCCGTCGCGGCGGAGCTCGAGGACCGCTTCCAGGAGTTCATCGGTCAGGCGTTCCGCCGTCCGTGAGGCTCGACGGATGGCTTCTCGCGGTCTGCGCGTCGCGGACGTTCATGACGTCCATGTTCATGACGTACGCCGCGACCCTGCCGGTGCTCCGCGCCGAGTGGGGGATGACGGCGACCGCGGCGGGCTCGATCTCCACCGGCTTCCAGGCGGGCTACGCCGTGTCGCTCGTGTTCTTCTCCGCGCTGGCCGACCGGGTCGGCGCGCGGCGCGTCTTCCTCGGCTCGGCGTGGCTCAGCGCGGTCTCCGGGCTCCTCTTCGCGGCCTTCGCGCGCTCCTACCTCACGGGCCTCGTCCTCTACACGCTGGTCGCCCTCTCCCAGGGCGGGACCTACACGACCGCGATCATGCTCTTCGCCGACCGCTACCCGCCCGCGCGGCGCGGCGCCGCGGTGGGCTGGCTGATCGCGAGCTCGTCGGCGGGCTACGCGCTCTCACTCGTCGTCTCGGGCGCGGCCGTGCGGGCGGGCGGCTACCCGCTCGCGTTCCTCGCCAGCGCGCTCGGCCCGGTGCTCGGCGTGGTGATCGTGTGGCTCGTGCTCCGGGCGACCCCCAACGTCGTGCACCCGCGGCACGAGGGCGCGCGCTTCGGCACCGCGGTGCTCGGAAACCGCCCGGCGGTCCGGCTGATCCTCGGCTACACGTTCCACTCCTGGGAGCTGCTCGGCATGTGGGCGTGGACTCCCGCGTTCGTCGCCGCGGTCTTCGCCGTGTCGGGCGAGGGCTCGCTCCGCGCCGTGGAGCTCGCCTCGTACGTGTCGGCCGCGTTCCATCTGATGGGGCTCCTCGCCTCGACCTCGATGGGCCGGCTGTCGGACGGCCTCGGCCGGCGCGTCGTCCTCCTCGGCCTGGCCGCGACGAGCGCCGTCTGCTCGCTCGTCTTCGGCTGGCTGATCGGCCTGCCCCTCGCCGTCGTCTTCGCGGTCGGCGCGTTGTACGGCTTCGCCGCGCTCGGCGACTCGCCCGTGCTCTCGACGGCCCTCACCGAGGCGGTCGACCCCCCGCACCTCGGCGCGGCCCTGGCGCTGCGCTCGTTCATGGGCTTCGGCGCCGGCGCGGTCGCGCCGATCGTGTTCGGCCGCGTCCTCGACGTGACGAACCCGCCCGGCGCCTCCCCGACCGCGTGGGGCTGGGCGTTCGTCACGCTGGGCGCGGGCGGGCTTGCGGCGGCGTGGTGCGCGCGCGGGCTCGCGCCCGACCGCGTCCGCACGACCCGGCCGGCGCCGATGTAATAAGCTAGGGTCGAGGCGACGGCGTGCCCCGGCCCATCCCGCTGAAGCTCGTCGAGGACACCGCGCGCGAGCTCATGGCGCGCGCGGCGATCGACATCCCCGCCGACTACCGCGAGGGGGTCCGCCTGGCCCGCGAGCGCGAGCGGAACCGTCTCGCGCGCTTCGTGCTCACCGAGATGGAGCGGAACTGGGACGTCGCGACGGCCGAGCGCCGGCCCATGTGCGCGGACACCGGACTGCCGCGCTACTACGTCAAGGCGGGCAACGAGGCGGTCGTCGAGGGCGGGTTCGTGGCGCTCGAGCGCGCGCTCAGGCGCGCGACGGCCGACGCGACGGCGTCGGTCCCGCTCAGACCGAACCGCGTCCACCCCCTCTCGCGCGCGGACCACGACAACAACGTCGGCGTCCACGCCCCCGAGGTGACCTACACCTTCGAGCCGGACGCGGACTGGCTCGATCTCACCACCGTCCACAAGGGCGGCCTGTTCGGCAGCGACTACCGGATGCTCTTCCCGGCCGACGGCGTCGGCGGCGTCAAGCGCTTCTTCGTGGACACGCTCGTCCAGTTCGGCCGGCGCGGCCTCGCGTGCCAGCCCGCGATCGTCGGCGTGGGCATCGGCGGCTCGAAGGACACCTGCGTGCGGCTCGGCAAGGAGGCGGCGTGCCTGCGCGTCGTGGGCAGCCGGAACCCCGACCCGCAGGTCGCCGCGCTGGAGGAGGAGCTGACGGCGCTCGGGAACTACGTCGGGATCGGCGCGATGGGCTTCGCCGGCACCTCCCTCGTGGTCTCGACCCACGTCGAGGTGGCCTACACGCACACGGGCGGCATGCCGGTCGCGATCCACGAGTTCTGCCTGTCGTCCAGACGGGCGACGGCGCGGATCCATCCCGACGGCCGTGTCGAGTTCCGGGCCGACCCGAAGTGGTTCACCGACTACTACCGCCGGGACGGAATCGAATGATCATGCGGCTCGACGACGTCGCGATGGACGAGGTCCACCTGACGACGCCGGTCGGCGACGCCGACCTCGCGCGTCTGAAGCTCGGCGACGTCGTCTACCTCACGGGCGTTGTCTACACGGCGCGCGAGGGCGTCTACCGCAAGGTCGTGGAGCAGGGGGCGGAGCTGCCGGCCTCCGTCCGCGCCCTGACGAACGTCAGCTTCCACTGCTCACCGGCCGCGACCGTGCGGCCCGACGGCACCTACGCGGTCGCCGCGGTCACGGCGACCGCGAGCTTCCGCTTCGGGAAGTCCATGAGCCGGTGGTTCGAGCGCTCGGGCACCCGGGTGGTGGTCGGCAAGGCGGGCCTGACCGAGTTCGCCTATCGCGAGTGGTTCGTCCCGCACGGCGCCGTCTACCTCACGACGATCGGGTACGGGATGGGCGCCGCCTACGGACAGTGCATCCGGCGGGTGCGGGAGGTCCACTGGCTCCGAGAGCTCGGGATCGCCCAGGCCCTTTGGGTGCTGGAGGTGGACCGCCTGGGTCCCTTCCTGGTGGAGGGTGACCGCGAGGGGCGGAGCCTCTTCGCCCTGGCGAACCGGGAGATCAACGTGCGGCTCGAGGACGTCTACCGTGGCCTGCCGCCCTTCGCGATGGGCCGCTTCGGCGAGACGACCGCCCGAACGGACGAGGTCGTGTAGTCGTGTAATATGGCTGCAGAGGTACGGCAGCTCCAAATTCCTTCAAGGAGGCAGGCATGCGGAAGCTGACAGGGTGGTTGCTGGTGGTGCTGGTCGCGGTCGTCGCGGTGTCCTTCGTGTCCGTCAATGTCGTCGGCGTCGCCTACGCCCAGGCGCCGACCGAGAAGAAAGACGACATGAAGAAGGACGACATGAAGAAGGACATGAAGAAAGACGACGTGAAGAAGGACACGAAGGGGATGGAGAAGAAGGCCGAGAAGAAGGAAAAGACGGCCGAAAAGAAGGCAAAGATGGCCGAGAAGAAGGACAAGAAGATGGAGAAGAAGGTCGAGAAGAAGGTCGAGAAGAAGGACGAGAAGAAAGAGGCCGAGAAGAAGTAGCGGCCGTGACGTTGCGCCGGCTCCTCGTCCTCGGAGCATTGCTGTTGCCGGCGCTGGTCTTCGCCGGCACGGCGGGCGGCCAGGCCCTGCGGCTCGGCCAATCGGCTCCGGAGGTGACGGGCGAGCCGTGGATCAACAGCGGCCCCCTGAGCATGCAGG
This region includes:
- a CDS encoding fumarate hydratase gives rise to the protein MPRPIPLKLVEDTARELMARAAIDIPADYREGVRLARERERNRLARFVLTEMERNWDVATAERRPMCADTGLPRYYVKAGNEAVVEGGFVALERALRRATADATASVPLRPNRVHPLSRADHDNNVGVHAPEVTYTFEPDADWLDLTTVHKGGLFGSDYRMLFPADGVGGVKRFFVDTLVQFGRRGLACQPAIVGVGIGGSKDTCVRLGKEAACLRVVGSRNPDPQVAALEEELTALGNYVGIGAMGFAGTSLVVSTHVEVAYTHTGGMPVAIHEFCLSSRRATARIHPDGRVEFRADPKWFTDYYRRDGIE
- a CDS encoding virulence factor, with protein sequence MATYQVIAWRDIPAVVEARDGAGAVTRQLSERFQSLIDSVAMQFGLEGSEAYIEQWTRSAVAERAGTAAEVADAVAAELEDRFQEFIGQAFRRP
- a CDS encoding fumarate hydratase C-terminal domain-containing protein, translating into MRLDDVAMDEVHLTTPVGDADLARLKLGDVVYLTGVVYTAREGVYRKVVEQGAELPASVRALTNVSFHCSPAATVRPDGTYAVAAVTATASFRFGKSMSRWFERSGTRVVVGKAGLTEFAYREWFVPHGAVYLTTIGYGMGAAYGQCIRRVREVHWLRELGIAQALWVLEVDRLGPFLVEGDREGRSLFALANREINVRLEDVYRGLPPFAMGRFGETTARTDEVV
- a CDS encoding MFS transporter, whose protein sequence is MRLDGWLLAVCASRTFMTSMFMTYAATLPVLRAEWGMTATAAGSISTGFQAGYAVSLVFFSALADRVGARRVFLGSAWLSAVSGLLFAAFARSYLTGLVLYTLVALSQGGTYTTAIMLFADRYPPARRGAAVGWLIASSSAGYALSLVVSGAAVRAGGYPLAFLASALGPVLGVVIVWLVLRATPNVVHPRHEGARFGTAVLGNRPAVRLILGYTFHSWELLGMWAWTPAFVAAVFAVSGEGSLRAVELASYVSAAFHLMGLLASTSMGRLSDGLGRRVVLLGLAATSAVCSLVFGWLIGLPLAVVFAVGALYGFAALGDSPVLSTALTEAVDPPHLGAALALRSFMGFGAGAVAPIVFGRVLDVTNPPGASPTAWGWAFVTLGAGGLAAAWCARGLAPDRVRTTRPAPM